The Nostoc sp. 'Lobaria pulmonaria (5183) cyanobiont' genome window below encodes:
- a CDS encoding LemA family protein translates to MGLLIFSVALVAIVAVIIINAYNDLIKYRNRYKNAYSQIDVQLQRRYDLIPNLVETAKGYMKHERETLEAVIAARNFAINASSRAAQNPGDPQAMQQLGNTEGMLTGALSRLMVLSESYPELKADRAMTQVMEELSSTENRIAFARQAFNDAVTLYNTKSESFPSNLVANTFNFTIAELLPEATPEIRNAPRVSF, encoded by the coding sequence ATGGGGCTTTTAATATTTTCTGTTGCTTTAGTTGCCATTGTTGCTGTAATTATCATTAATGCCTACAACGATTTAATTAAGTATCGCAACCGTTACAAAAATGCTTATTCTCAAATCGATGTTCAATTACAGCGCCGCTATGATTTAATTCCCAACTTGGTGGAAACTGCTAAAGGGTATATGAAACATGAGCGAGAAACCTTAGAAGCAGTTATTGCCGCCCGAAATTTTGCAATTAATGCTAGCAGTCGTGCCGCCCAAAATCCTGGAGATCCCCAAGCGATGCAACAGTTGGGCAATACTGAAGGGATGCTGACGGGTGCGTTAAGTCGGTTGATGGTACTTTCAGAATCTTATCCAGAATTGAAAGCCGATCGCGCCATGACTCAGGTAATGGAAGAACTATCTTCCACCGAAAACCGGATTGCTTTTGCCCGTCAGGCTTTTAATGACGCAGTGACACTTTACAACACCAAAAGCGAATCTTTTCCTAGCAATCTTGTGGCAAATACATTTAACTTTACTATTGCAGAATTGCTCCCTGAAGCTACTCCAGAAATAAGAAATGCTCCACGCGTGTCTTTTTAG
- a CDS encoding M48 family metallopeptidase, with product MNFFEHQDRARQNTQQLIGLFSLSIAVMIMAIYIASLFLFRIAPRVWWHPGLFLYVAGITIIAIAVGSLYKIACLRQGGSVIAQELGGRLLLPEMADEQGRQLLNIVEEMAIASGISVPQVYLLDRETSINAFAAGFSPNDAVIGVTRGTLEHLSRDELQGVIGHEFSHILNGDMRLNLRLVGLLHGILFIYLTGELLLRLRGSFRFGKEDKGLPIWAFGLALMAIGGIGLLCGRLIKAAVSRQREFLADASAVQFTRNPNGLTGVFQKLQQMDSRLISPGAEAASHMFFGNALNPSFWENMFSTHPPLAERIRRVRGLNVSNLPAMPSRNQMRSPSQESLTMGFAGGDSATPGHVVNQVGSVTPEHFAHAQALLSQLPESLRLGAREQQSAMALALALALDTESLQIQERQIAWLREVQPADLVDKTLQLSSEISQLDSRIRLPLVDLAVPVLRQNSATECQRLCKCVHGLVVATGSLSLWHFVLQLILWHRLQPSINPTSTTTVEFTSIEQIWPDSLLVLSVIARVGHSQPDASTEDIAYAFRSGVFRLPKAGEQEKPEIPLSCNFTELKKSIERLRLATPKLKQAIVDACAHTVLLDNKVTPSEADLLRAIAMTLECPIPPFLNSQPSVSKQKQPSPKRS from the coding sequence ATGAATTTCTTTGAACATCAGGATCGGGCACGCCAAAATACGCAACAATTAATCGGGCTATTTTCCCTGTCGATCGCAGTCATGATTATGGCAATTTATATTGCCAGTTTATTTTTGTTTCGCATCGCTCCTCGTGTTTGGTGGCATCCAGGGTTATTTCTCTACGTGGCTGGGATTACAATAATTGCGATCGCAGTGGGAAGTTTGTACAAAATTGCCTGTCTCCGTCAAGGCGGAAGCGTAATTGCCCAAGAGTTAGGAGGAAGACTCCTGCTACCAGAGATGGCCGATGAACAAGGGCGACAACTATTAAATATTGTCGAAGAAATGGCGATCGCTTCTGGTATTTCTGTCCCACAAGTTTATCTCCTCGACAGAGAAACCAGCATTAATGCCTTTGCTGCCGGATTTTCGCCCAATGATGCTGTAATTGGAGTTACCCGTGGAACTTTGGAACACTTGAGCCGGGATGAGTTACAAGGAGTCATCGGCCACGAATTCAGTCATATTCTCAATGGAGATATGCGGCTAAATTTGCGTTTGGTGGGACTACTGCATGGGATTTTGTTCATTTATTTAACCGGGGAATTGCTGTTGCGTCTTCGCGGTAGCTTCCGCTTCGGAAAGGAAGACAAGGGTTTACCTATCTGGGCTTTTGGCTTGGCACTAATGGCAATTGGCGGTATCGGATTACTTTGTGGACGCTTGATTAAAGCCGCCGTCTCTCGCCAACGCGAATTTCTCGCTGATGCTTCAGCCGTACAGTTCACTCGCAACCCCAATGGACTTACCGGAGTCTTTCAAAAACTCCAACAGATGGATTCACGCTTGATTTCGCCCGGAGCAGAAGCCGCTAGCCACATGTTTTTTGGCAATGCCCTCAACCCCTCTTTCTGGGAAAATATGTTTTCTACTCACCCACCTCTAGCAGAACGTATCCGTCGTGTTAGAGGTTTGAACGTCAGCAATTTGCCAGCAATGCCATCTCGCAATCAAATGCGTTCCCCTTCCCAGGAATCGCTCACAATGGGCTTTGCTGGTGGTGACAGCGCCACACCAGGACACGTTGTAAACCAAGTTGGAAGCGTTACACCGGAGCATTTTGCCCATGCTCAAGCGCTGTTATCGCAGTTACCAGAATCCCTGCGTTTGGGTGCGCGGGAGCAGCAAAGTGCAATGGCGCTAGCTTTGGCGCTAGCGTTAGATACGGAAAGTCTCCAAATTCAAGAACGTCAAATTGCTTGGTTACGCGAGGTGCAGCCTGCTGATTTGGTAGACAAAACCCTACAATTAAGTAGCGAAATTAGCCAATTAGATTCCAGAATTCGCTTGCCACTCGTGGATTTGGCAGTACCCGTATTACGCCAAAATTCTGCCACAGAATGCCAAAGGCTGTGCAAATGCGTTCATGGTTTAGTTGTAGCCACCGGAAGTTTATCACTGTGGCATTTTGTGTTGCAGTTAATACTGTGGCATCGTCTTCAACCTAGTATAAATCCCACATCTACTACAACGGTAGAATTCACCTCCATCGAACAGATTTGGCCAGATAGTCTATTAGTACTGTCCGTAATTGCCCGTGTCGGACACTCCCAACCTGATGCGTCTACTGAAGACATCGCCTATGCTTTTCGTTCTGGAGTTTTTCGACTTCCCAAAGCTGGAGAGCAAGAAAAACCAGAAATACCATTAAGCTGTAATTTCACTGAACTGAAGAAAAGTATTGAGCGCCTGCGTCTTGCCACTCCTAAACTCAAACAGGCTATTGTTGATGCTTGTGCCCACACGGTACTATTAGATAATAAAGTTACTCCTTCAGAAGCAGATTTACTCAGAGCGATCGCCATGACGCTAGAGTGTCCCATACCCCCATTTTTAAACTCTCAGCCTAGTGTTTCAAAACAGAAACAACCTTCTCCAAAGCGAAGTTAA